In Oryza sativa Japonica Group chromosome 2, ASM3414082v1, the following are encoded in one genomic region:
- the LOC136355411 gene encoding uncharacterized protein: protein MSVSVVVSRATEGYFWELMPMDSTAAWRRYVEMAFERSWPLVIFVSVQEKDINVSMQTEDVEGPINARDVVGPSMQNEENQPREEQAMGMADEGERVGIIVDEMEREDSDNEEADDDASSDEEGDVMATDWANEDFSGLVISEGDHVPWEYKENEVIEGARYAHKDEMKEAVKHWAVSLQREFRVVKSTNYVYEVRCMKEDCPWRVHAYKGKWNDYWKVSIVTEHKCYLQGVEKYHRNITSAFVASEMYSSVVGNIGFEPKSIIRHIENKFKYTISYAKAWRAKQKIIEMRYGTFEASYDNLPRLLATIAQRNNNTYYDLHTFTSVDDRTKSVLQRAFFSLGACINAFVHCRPVLCIDRTFMTGKYRGQILTAIGCDGNNQVLPMAFAFVESENTESWYWFLERVHIAVMRMRPNVCLIHDRHAGMLRAIDYLQNGWDEKGLPAKWLDVRSRWCMRHMGANFYKQFKNKHLMELFKRLCAQNQEKKFNELWDKLDELTTKQTDEQSRRPQVEGDEPPIPLGALHDDPPTMRRRSGSSIRNFTQWIENDPKEKWSLLFDTDGSRYGIMTTNLAEVYNWVMRGVQVLPLVAIVEFILHGTQAYFRDRYKKIGPSMADNNIVFGNVVTKYMEDKIKKARRHRVVAQGTSASV, encoded by the coding sequence atgtcagtatcagttgtagtgagtcgtgcaacagaaggttatttttgggaactaatgccgatggacagcactgctgcttggagacggtatgtggaaatggcttttgaacggtcatggcccctcgttatatttgtgtcggtacaagagaaagatataaatgtttcaatgcaaaccgaagatgtagagggtcctatcaatgcaagggatgttgttggaccatcgatgcaaaatgaggaaaatcaaccaagggaggagcaggccatgggcatggcggatgagggggagagagtcggtataattgttgatgaaatggagagggaagattcggataatgaggaagcggacgacgacgcatcatccgatgaggaaggtgatgtaatggccactgattgggcaaatgaggacttctctggacttgttatatcagagggtgatcatgtaccctgggagtataaggagaatgaggtaattgagggtgcaaggtatgctcataaggatgagatgaaggaggcggtgaagcattgggcagtttccttgcagagagagtttagggtggtcaagtcaacaaattatgtgtatgaagtgaggtgcatgaaggaagattgtccgtggcgtgtccatgcatataagggtaaatggaatgattattggaaagttagcattgtgaccgagcataagtgctacttacaaggggtggagaagtatcaccgaaacatcacttcagcttttgtggcaagtgagatgtacagcagtgttgttggtaacattggctttgaaccaaaatcaattattaggcacatcgagaacaaattcaagtacaccataagctatgcaaaggcctggagagccaaacaaaagattattgagatgaggtatggcacatttgaagcttcttatgataatttgcctcgtttgttagccaccattgcccagaggaataataatacttactatgacctacatacatttacatcggttgatgatcgaacaaagagtgtgctgcaaagagcctttttctcattgggtgcttgcatcaatgcttttgtgcattgtcgacctgttctatgcatagatagaacttttatgacaggtaaataccgaggtcagatattgacagcaattgggtgtgatgggaacaaccaggttctacctatggcttttgcatttgtagagagtgagaacactgaaagctggtactggttcctagagagagtgcacattgcagtgatgcgtatgaggcccaacgtttgccttatacatgatcgtcatgcgggtatgttgcgggctattgactacttgcagaacggttgggatgagaagggacttccagctaagtggcttgatgttcggagtcggtggtgcatgcgtcacatgggtgcaaatttctacaagcaattcaagaacaagcatcttatggagctctttaagaggctctgtgcacagaaccaagagaagaaatttaatgagttgtgggacaagttggatgagttgacaacgaagcaaacagatgagcaatctcgcagaccacaagttgaaggtgacgagcctcccatacctcttggtgcattacatgatgacccaccaacaatgagaaggaggtcagggtcgtccatcagaaatttcactcagtggattgagaatgatcctaaggagaagtggtctctattgttcgacaccgatggatctcggtatggcataatgacaaccaatttggcagaggtgtacaactgggtaatgcgaggagttcaggtacttccattggttgctattgttgaattcatccttcacggcacgcaagcgtactttagggatcgatacaagaaaattggtccgtccatggccgataacaacatagtgtttggcaacgtagtgacaaagtacatggaagataaaatcaaaaaggcacggagacatagagttgttgctcaaggcacaagtgcatcggtatga